Genomic segment of Desulfovulcanus ferrireducens:
AAACATTTGCATTAAAAGGCTTTATCTTTTCGGCCAATTCGCTAGTTGAGACTGTCACAGCCTGAACAAGGGGCAAAAGTTTCAGGATATAAGGCCTGGTTTTCTCCATATTAAATGCCAAGGGATTGCTGGCCGGAACCTGCCATAAAAGATCGTCTATCTCATAAACAACCGGCTTGCCTGAATCTAAAATTTTTTCAATGCATGGCCAGGTTTCCTGAATGGGAAAATAACGTTGGACAATAATCAAGTCTGCCCAATCCAAGGCATCATAGGATATGGCATAATTATTGCCGTCACTTTGCACACACCACTTATACTTTAACTCTGGATAAAGATAAGAAAAAGGTCGTATGAGGCGAACCTGAGCACAGGCATAAGAAACTATATCTAGAGAGAATACAGCAATACGCATATCACAACCTTCAAAAAAAATTATAAATAATCAATCTATATTTAAATTTCTACCCTATGTTGCGTCTCCCATTCCTTAACAGCAGCATACAATAGTTGATCATTTTTCTGTGCATATTTTTTTATTATTGTTGCTCCAACGCAAAACGCTTTCCTTTTTTGATGCATTTCTTTTTTTAAAGTTTCACCTAAATTTCTTACTGCTTGAACTAATTCTTCATCCATACAATTAATTCCGGAGAGCATAAGGTAAATTTCATCCGGGGGGAAAAATTTTACAGCACGCATATAAATTTTTTGAGCCTGCTCTCTCATCTCTTCCTTCAAAAAATACTCATATAATTTAATATATCCTTCTTTCCACAACGGCTCTCTAAAAATCATCTCCATATACCAAGCAACATCAAATTTCTTTGGTCTAAAATACTCTAATTCATATTGTCTTGATTTGGACAAAACAGGATAAACTTGTAAATTGTATGCCAATCTAAAATCATACCCGTCTTCCAGATAAAAATTATGCCGATCAGGAACAAACTTACTCCAACATCTCTTGGCTAAAATACCAGCATTGACACTATCATAAGTAAACCGACCTGGTGTCTGACTAGTTAGATGAAAAACAACACTCTCAGGAATCATCGCCAGTCTTTTACCCTCCCCCCTAATCTGGACACAAAGATCAACATCTTCAAACCCATTTCTATAACCTATATAAAAGCTACCACACTGAAAAAAAAGAGCTCGAGGAATCAGAAAGGCTGCCCCGGTAATGGCCTGCAATGAACGTCTTTTTTTGACAACTGTATGATCTTTAGGAAAAAATTCATACAGATGAGAAGCATGTCTTAATGGTGAAAAAGCCACCCCTAGATGTTGGACTGTATTGTCTGGATACAGCAGAAGCGGGCCAACTGCTCCTAATTTCTTATCTTCAGAAAATGCCGCTATAAGTGGCGGCAGCCAGTTATCAGTTACCAAGGTATCATTATTTAAAAAAAACAAAAAATACCCCTGGGCTTTTTTAGCGCCCAGATTACAAGCCGGTCCAAAGTTTATATTTTCCTCGAGCCTGATGTATTTAAATTGCTGCCCGAAAAGATTCTGCCCAAGCACAGGACAATGCGTGTTTGTCTCATCACTTGATCCGTTATCTACAACTATAACTTCAAAATTTTCTCCTCGTGTATGTTGCTTTAAACTTATAAGACAATCTTTAGTCAATTGCCATTGATTAAAAACCGGGATTATAATTGAAACC
This window contains:
- a CDS encoding glycosyltransferase family 2 protein, whose amino-acid sequence is MNKYKCNYLVSIIIPVFNQWQLTKDCLISLKQHTRGENFEVIVVDNGSSDETNTHCPVLGQNLFGQQFKYIRLEENINFGPACNLGAKKAQGYFLFFLNNDTLVTDNWLPPLIAAFSEDKKLGAVGPLLLYPDNTVQHLGVAFSPLRHASHLYEFFPKDHTVVKKRRSLQAITGAAFLIPRALFFQCGSFYIGYRNGFEDVDLCVQIRGEGKRLAMIPESVVFHLTSQTPGRFTYDSVNAGILAKRCWSKFVPDRHNFYLEDGYDFRLAYNLQVYPVLSKSRQYELEYFRPKKFDVAWYMEMIFREPLWKEGYIKLYEYFLKEEMREQAQKIYMRAVKFFPPDEIYLMLSGINCMDEELVQAVRNLGETLKKEMHQKRKAFCVGATIIKKYAQKNDQLLYAAVKEWETQHRVEI